From the genome of Cynocephalus volans isolate mCynVol1 chromosome 14, mCynVol1.pri, whole genome shotgun sequence, one region includes:
- the ZNF892 gene encoding zinc finger protein 892, translating into MKVFPPNSYQEAQDLGEGKKPWKCNECEKAFSYYSAFVLHQRIHTGEKPYECNECGKAFSQSIHLTLHQRIHTGEKPYKCHECGKAFSHRSALIRHHIIHTGEKPYECNECGKAFNQSSYLTQHQRIHTGEKPYECNECGKAFSQSTFLTQHQVIHTGEKPYKCNECGKAFSDRSGLIQHQRTHTGERPYECNECGKAFGYCSALTQHQRTHTGEKPYKCNDCAKAFSDRSALIRHQRTHTGEKPYKCNDCGKAFSQSSSLTKHQKTHTGEKPYKCMECGKGFSQSSSLSQHQKTHARGKTKKYGQSFSDHSDFSQQKRIHTG; encoded by the coding sequence GAAAGAAGCCTTGGAAGTGTAATGAGTGTGAGAAAGCTTTCAGTTACTACTCAGCTTTTGTtttgcatcagagaattcatacaggagaaaaaccctatgaatgtaacgAATGTGGTAAAGCGTTTAGCCAGAGCATACACCTTACTCTACACCAGAGAATTCATACCGGAGAGAAACCCTACAAATGTCacgaatgtgggaaagccttcagtcaCCGCTCAGCCCTTATTCGGCATCACATAATTCATAccggagagaaaccctatgaatgtaatgaatgtgggaaggcctttaaTCAGAGTTCATACCTCACTCAACATCAgcgaattcatactggagagaaaccttatgagtgtaatgaatgtgggaaggccttcagcCAAAGCACGTTCCTTACCCAGCATCAGgtaattcacactggagagaaaccttataagtgtaatgaatgtggcaaagCCTTTAGTGATCGTTCAGGTCTTATTCAGCACCAGAGAACTCATACTGGAGAGAGGCCTTAtgagtgtaatgaatgtgggaaggcctttggCTACTGTTCAGCCCTGACTCAGCACCAGAGAACTCACACTGGGGAGAAGCCCTATAAATGCAATGACTGTGCCAAAGCCTTCAGTGACCGCTCAGCCCTTATTCGTCATCAGAGAAcacacactggagaaaaaccttaCAAGTGTAATGattgtggaaaagcttttagccagAGCTCATCTCTTACAAAACATCAGAAaactcacactggagaaaaaccctacAAGTGTATGGAATGTGGAAAAGGCTTCAGCCAAAGTTCATCCCTTTCTCAACATCAGAAAACTCATGCTAGAGGGAAAACCAAGAAGTATGGACAGTCCTTCAGTGATCATTCAGACTTTAGCCAACAaaagagaattcatactggataA